The DNA window GTTGTTGCCTATGACAAGGACTTCAAGGCGCATCTCCCGTTATCGCAACTCGACGTGCAACGCCAGATCGCGCTCGAGGGCAACCGGGTTGCGATCGTCGAGACGGTCCGCAATCTGCTGCCCTTTGACCGTTCGATTGCCTGGCAGGAGCATGTGACGCTTGGGCCGCCCTTTGTCGAGCGCGGAGTCACCCGCCTGCATGCGCCCATTCTGCGCAGCGCAAAGCCGAATGGGGAAGAGTTCGAATGGCAGGATCGTGTGTATCCAACGGCGATGCGCAGTGCAGACTTCCATGCGCATCTGCTCACGGCTGGCGCAGTGGCGATTGAGAATCCGCGCTTGGGCCTGGAGCTTCGCTATGACTGGAATCTGCAGGATTTCCCGTGGCTGGGGATTTGGGAAGAGAATTGTGACCGGCAGTTTGCGCCTTGGAATGGTGAGACGCTCACCTGGGGCATCGAGTTTGGCGCGAGTCCGTTTCCCGAGTATCGCTTCCGCCGTGCGACCCGCGGCCTGTTCTGGGGCGCGCCGACAGCAGTGTGGCTGCCTGCGCATGGAGTCCGGGAGATTCGCTATGGCTTGACGCTGCAGGAGACGGGCGCGTGACGGCAGCGCAGGCAGTCGCAGTTGTTCAGTCTCAGCAGCGCGTCTTTGTCCATCAGGCTTGCGCGGTTCCGTTCCCTTTGTTGGATGCGCTGACGGCGCGTGCGGCCGAGTTGCGCGGGGTGGAGATGATCCACCTGCTCACCCTGGGGCCGCTTGCCTATGCCGATCCCAAGCACGGCGACAGCTTCCGTCACAATGCGCTGTTTGTGGGTGCGAATGCCCGGCCCGCCGTACAGAGCGGGCGGGCGGATTATCTGCCGGTCTTCCTGAGCGAAATCGAAGGACTCTTTCTTGATGGGACCTTGCCGATCGATGTCGCGCTGTTGCAATGCACGCCTCCTGACCGGCATGGCTATGTGAGCCTGGGGCCCAGCGTGGACGTCGCCTTGAGCGCTGCACGCGTGGCGCGGCATGTGATCGCGATTCTGAATCCACGGCTGCCGCGTACGCATGGCGATAGCTTCCTGCACAGGAGCGAGATCGACGTTTTGGTCGAAGGTGAGTTTGAATTGCCGGAGAGCCATGCAAAGGAGAGTACGCCGGAGCAGCGGGCGATTGCGCAGCATGTCGCGAATTTGATTCCCGACGGGGCAACGCTGCAGCTTGGGATTGGGGCGATTCCGGATGCCATCGCGGTGCTGCTCACGAATCATCGGCACCTCAGCGTACACACGGAGATGGTGAGCGATGCGATCCTGCCGCTTCTCGAATCGGGTGCCGTGGACCATCGCGATAAGAAGATTTATCGCAATAAGGTGTCTGCGGGCTTTGCGATTGGCTCGCGCCGCCTGATGGACTTTCTCGATGACAATCCGCTCTTTGCCTTTCATCCGACGCGGCTGATCAATGATCCGCTGCTGATTGCACAGAACCCACGTGTTTGCGCGGTGAACGCGGCGCTCGAGATCGATCTGATGGGACAAGTTTGCGCCGATACGATTGGCCCCTTGCAGCATTCGGGGATTGGCGGGCAACTGGATTTTATTCGCGGTGCGGCGCGGAGTGAAGGTGGGATGCCGTTTCTTTGTCTGCCCTCGACGGCAAAGGGTGGGACCCTCTCGCGGATTGTTCCCCAGCTCAAGCCGGGCGCTGCGGTGCTGACCACACGCGGTGATGTGCAGTGGGTGGTGACGGAGTTCGGTGCCGTGAATTTGCGAGGGAAGAACCTACGCCAGCGCGCAGAGGCGCTGGTTTCGATTGCACATCCAAAGTTTCAGAAAGAGTTGTCTCTCTCGATTGCTTAGGCGAGCTTGCCGAGCAGTTCGAGATCGACGTTGCCGCCACTCACCACCAGGCCCACACGGCTGATCCCGCCCGGAATCTTGCCTGCCAGGGCGGCGGCGATACAGACCGCACCACTGGGTTCAACGACAATCTTGAGCCGGGTGAGCGCAAAGCGCATCGCCTCATAGATTTCGTCCTCGGTAACGAGCAGGATGTCTTCAACCAGTCGCTGGACGATCGGGAAGGTGATGTCGCCTGGTTTCGGAGTACGGAGCCCATCGGCAATGGTCTGGCTGCCTGCTACTTCAACCGGCTTACCGGCCTTCAGGCTCAACGCATGATCGTTGGCTAATGCAGGCTCGACGCCGAAGACCCGAATGGCAGGGTTGATGTCCTTGGCGATCAAAGCGCAGCCGCTCAGCATACCCCCGCCGCCGACGCAGACCAGTAGCGCATCCAGATTCGGAATTTCTTCCAGCAACTCCAGTGCCAGCGTTCCTTGGCCCTCGATCGTCCATGGGTGATCGTAAGGCGGAATCACGGTTGCGCCTGTTTCTGCTGCGATCTGCCGGGACAGGGCTTCGCGGTTTTCGGTGAGGCGGTCGTAGGTGATGACACGCGCACCCATGTCGCGCGTATTGGCGATCTTGATGCGCGGGGCATCCGAGGGCATCACGATGGTGGCGGCAAGGCCTGCGGCGCGGCTCGCGTAGGCGGCTGCTTGCGCGTGGTTGCCGCTCGAATAGGCGATGATGCCACGGGCCCGGTCGGCCTCAGGAATGCGCTGGATGAAGTTGGTAGCCCCACGCAGTTTAAAGCTGCCGGTGCGTTGGAAATTCTCCGCTTTGAGAAAGCAGTCGAGGCCACTGCGCTCTTTGAGTCCGCGGGAAGTCAGCACCGGGGTGCGATGGACCAGACCCGCAATCCGTGTGGCTGCGGACCGGACGTCCGCAGCCGTGGGCGATGGCAATTGCACTAGTAGCCTACGCTCTTGTCAACGAGGTTCTGGAGTGCTTCGCCCTTCACAAAGCGATCGAAGTTGGCGAGGAAGATCTCCATCGAATCCTCAAGCCAGGTGCGCGAGTGGTCGGCGGTGTGGAAGCTGACGAGGATGTTGTCCAGGCTGTAGAAGACGTGGCCTTCGGGGAGCGGTTCCACTTCAAAGACGTCGAGCGCTGCACCGCGAATCGACTTCTCCTGCAGGGCTGTGATGAGCGCCCGCTCATCGATTGCGTTGCCGCGTCCGAGATTGATGATGACCGCATCGGACTTCATCGCCTTCAGCTCTTCAGTGGAGACAATGCCCTTGGTGTCGGGTGTGGCAGGCATCGCAAGGAGGAGATAGTCGCTGACGGCCATGAGTTCCTGCTTGCGATCCATGCCCCAGATTTCATCGGCGCACTCGTCGCCCGCGGATTTTTCAGGACGGCGGCGCAATGCGATCACCTTCATGCCGAAAGCCTTGGCGCGGCGGGCGGACGCTTTGCCGATGTCACCGTAGCCGAGAATGCCGAGTGTCTTGCCCTGCAGCATGTCGATGTCGAAGACATCCCATTTGCCGGCTTTCTGGCTGTTCAACATGCGGCGCAGATCTTTTGCAAAAAACAGCATGGCGGCAATGCAATATTCGCCGAGTGACTGGCTATAGGCGCCCTTTGCATTGGTAACCGGGATATGGGATTCCCGGAGGCTGGTGGCCATCAGATGATCGACACCGGCAGACAGGGAGTGGAGCCAGCGCAGTTTTTGCGCCTTGCCGATGGCGGCATTGACAGTCGGCGTGGGCGCACCCATGCCAGTGAGGATGACGTCGGCATCGGCAGCGAGTTCTTCCACCCGGGCAGGGTCTTTGGTGACTTCATACTGCACCTTGTCTCCCAATTTGGGGAGCAGACTGAGGTAGCGTCCGCCGGGCTCGGCGATCACGAGGAGTTTTAGCGAGGACATAGGGGTTAAATCGCTAGGATAACTTGGCCCGGGCTCTTCTCCGCTGGTTGCTAAACTGAAGACGTGGCGGAAGTTTGCAGTTGCGGTACACAGCTCGTTGAGAATGCTCGTTTTTGTCATCGATGCGGCGCGCCCACATCGGTCCTCATTCCTGAGGAAGAAGCGGTTCCGGAAGAGGTCGAGCAACTTCTCGAAGCAGTGGAGCTGAAAACAGCGCCTGCTGAGATCAATTTCAGCAATGGCACTGCGGTTCGAGTGGGTCTGATCGTTGCGGCTATCTCGATGGCAATCTTTGGCCCGCTGGCAAATCTTGGGGGCGGCGGCGCCTCATTTATCGGAATTGTGCTGCTGACGATCTTCGCCGGATCTTTATCCGTCTGGTTCTACCAACGCCGTACCGGCGAACCGCTGACGGTGGTGGCTGGCGCGCGGCTCGGCTGGATCACCGGCGTTTTTATTTTTGCGCTGTTCCTGGTGCTCTTCACCATCTCGTTCATTCCTGCTCTTGAGTCTGGGGAGATTCAAAAGCTGCAGGAAGCGGCGCTCAAACAGAATCTTTCCGATGCCGACATGATGAAGGTAAGAGAAGTGTTTGAGAGCCCGGTGATGGTGTCGATCCTAGTGATTCTCGCGATGGTTGTTCACTTCGTCGGGGCCACGACGCTCACCAGCATCGGCGGCATGTTGGGCGCGAAGCTTCTCCGACGCGACCAGAGTCTTTAAGCTCAGGCCGCCCATGAGCACCCACACGGCCAGCCGCATGTCTCCATCGAGAGTGAAGTAGGCCAGGAGGGCGAAGAGCAGATAGCCGCCCAGGGCAAAGATTAGTTTCGAGCTTTTCATGGCATGTTGTACGAGAAGGCGAACTGCAAGCGCACTACATCGCCCTTGAACTCCGCAGGCAATGGCGGAAATGGGTTGGACGCGCTGATGCCAGCAACGGCGGCGCGGTCCAGCGCCTCCGTGCCAGAGGGTCCGGAAATCACAAGCTTCGGCACCCGGCCGTCTCTGCTGATCGAAAACTGAATCATCGTCTTACCACGGCGTCCGTAGTTTGCACTTTCTGGAATGACAGCAAACCAGTTCTTGCGGACAATGGCGAGGATGCGTTTGAGGTAGGGCCGGAAGTCGACACCTTGCGGATCGCTGAGCAATTCGAGGCTGGAGCCGATCTGGTTCTGCGGCCGCATCGGATTGGCGGGCGAGGGGAGATCGGTCACGACCTGGCCGCTGGTGCCCTGCGAGGCTCCGGCAGACTGGCGGGCCATGTCTTCCATGCTCTGGCGCTGCATCTGGGGAATGCGGCCGTCGGCGAGGCCTTTCTTTGCTCCTGCGGCCTGGCCCACATTCTCAAACGGACTTTTCTTCAACTGTTCCTGCGGCCTGATCTCGGGAGGCGGCAACTGTGGGGTTCCGAGTTGTGCCAATTGCCTGGTGTCGGGCGCAATGGGTTGTAGCTGCGGTGGGGCCTCAACGGGCTGCTGTTGCGGTTCTGAGCGCGGCGTGGGCGTTGGCGGCGGGATGTAGGTCTTGGGCGCGCGGCGATTCTGCAGGCTCGCGTTGAGGTCGTCGACATTCAACTCCTGCTTGATGGGGCCCTTGTTCTTTTCCTTCTGCGTCAGCTCAAAGCGCGGGGCCACCAGCGGGATCACTTTGCGCTCGACACGCGGGGCGTCCTGCGGCGGGACGTAGTGGCTGTCAAAGAGGCTGCGGGGCGCCATCAGGATCAGGCCGAAGAAGACCAGATGGAAGACCACCGACAGGATGGCCGCGATGCTGCGCTTGGGGCGCAGAGAAGCCTCGTCCCAATCCCGGATGAGATTGAGTTCTTCTACAGGCGAGTTGGTGGGATCAGATGGCAGAATAGCCGGCATCCTGCAAGGTCTCTCTCACGACTCGAGCGTGTAATTCGATTTTATCAACCACTTCCATCGCAACCTTCAATGCTTGTAACGACGTCTCGCCGTCTACCTTAGGTTTCTCGCGGCTGCGGACACTGTGGAGAAAGGCTTCGAGTTCCAGCCGCAAAGGCTCGTTTTTGACCACGGCAAAGGGCTTGATTCGCACTTGCTGTTGTGTTCCGACCTCGATGCCGAAGAGCTCCTGCTTCGAGTAGTCGAGACTCAGATAGGCGCCGGGCTGGAAGACACGCATTTTTCGCACCTTCTCGGTGGAGGCCCGGCTGGCCGTGAGATTCGCGATGACGCCACCAGGGAAGGCCATGCGGACATTGGCGATATCCACCTTGCCGCTGAGGATCTGGATGCCCGCCGCCTCGATCGAGACCGGCAGCTTGCCGATGAGGCCGAGCAGGATCTCAATGTCGT is part of the Bryobacter aggregatus MPL3 genome and encodes:
- a CDS encoding acetyl-CoA hydrolase/transferase family protein, whose protein sequence is MTAAQAVAVVQSQQRVFVHQACAVPFPLLDALTARAAELRGVEMIHLLTLGPLAYADPKHGDSFRHNALFVGANARPAVQSGRADYLPVFLSEIEGLFLDGTLPIDVALLQCTPPDRHGYVSLGPSVDVALSAARVARHVIAILNPRLPRTHGDSFLHRSEIDVLVEGEFELPESHAKESTPEQRAIAQHVANLIPDGATLQLGIGAIPDAIAVLLTNHRHLSVHTEMVSDAILPLLESGAVDHRDKKIYRNKVSAGFAIGSRRLMDFLDDNPLFAFHPTRLINDPLLIAQNPRVCAVNAALEIDLMGQVCADTIGPLQHSGIGGQLDFIRGAARSEGGMPFLCLPSTAKGGTLSRIVPQLKPGAAVLTTRGDVQWVVTEFGAVNLRGKNLRQRAEALVSIAHPKFQKELSLSIA
- a CDS encoding threonine ammonia-lyase, coding for MQLPSPTAADVRSAATRIAGLVHRTPVLTSRGLKERSGLDCFLKAENFQRTGSFKLRGATNFIQRIPEADRARGIIAYSSGNHAQAAAYASRAAGLAATIVMPSDAPRIKIANTRDMGARVITYDRLTENREALSRQIAAETGATVIPPYDHPWTIEGQGTLALELLEEIPNLDALLVCVGGGGMLSGCALIAKDINPAIRVFGVEPALANDHALSLKAGKPVEVAGSQTIADGLRTPKPGDITFPIVQRLVEDILLVTEDEIYEAMRFALTRLKIVVEPSGAVCIAAALAGKIPGGISRVGLVVSGGNVDLELLGKLA
- a CDS encoding zinc ribbon domain-containing protein → MAEVCSCGTQLVENARFCHRCGAPTSVLIPEEEAVPEEVEQLLEAVELKTAPAEINFSNGTAVRVGLIVAAISMAIFGPLANLGGGGASFIGIVLLTIFAGSLSVWFYQRRTGEPLTVVAGARLGWITGVFIFALFLVLFTISFIPALESGEIQKLQEAALKQNLSDADMMKVREVFESPVMVSILVILAMVVHFVGATTLTSIGGMLGAKLLRRDQSL
- a CDS encoding TonB family protein; translated protein: MPAILPSDPTNSPVEELNLIRDWDEASLRPKRSIAAILSVVFHLVFFGLILMAPRSLFDSHYVPPQDAPRVERKVIPLVAPRFELTQKEKNKGPIKQELNVDDLNASLQNRRAPKTYIPPPTPTPRSEPQQQPVEAPPQLQPIAPDTRQLAQLGTPQLPPPEIRPQEQLKKSPFENVGQAAGAKKGLADGRIPQMQRQSMEDMARQSAGASQGTSGQVVTDLPSPANPMRPQNQIGSSLELLSDPQGVDFRPYLKRILAIVRKNWFAVIPESANYGRRGKTMIQFSISRDGRVPKLVISGPSGTEALDRAAVAGISASNPFPPLPAEFKGDVVRLQFAFSYNMP
- a CDS encoding D-2-hydroxyacid dehydrogenase; this translates as MSSLKLLVIAEPGGRYLSLLPKLGDKVQYEVTKDPARVEELAADADVILTGMGAPTPTVNAAIGKAQKLRWLHSLSAGVDHLMATSLRESHIPVTNAKGAYSQSLGEYCIAAMLFFAKDLRRMLNSQKAGKWDVFDIDMLQGKTLGILGYGDIGKASARRAKAFGMKVIALRRRPEKSAGDECADEIWGMDRKQELMAVSDYLLLAMPATPDTKGIVSTEELKAMKSDAVIINLGRGNAIDERALITALQEKSIRGAALDVFEVEPLPEGHVFYSLDNILVSFHTADHSRTWLEDSMEIFLANFDRFVKGEALQNLVDKSVGY